The following proteins are encoded in a genomic region of Coffea eugenioides isolate CCC68of chromosome 6, Ceug_1.0, whole genome shotgun sequence:
- the LOC113775943 gene encoding uncharacterized protein LOC113775943, translating into MAKDSDSDDCEHRLLPQFLTDDDDELFADLKTSSKKNDARNTAKSCFGMDSWHEFGYGLGPFGSQSGLSSPLEGSTETESDDDDCVTGLTQRLAHSTFEDSALTYETNKLGWGLSSSPQSTLCSALCGGCGCYHGSSRGSPNCPSKAASPPGINKTDAAWDLLLHAAAGEVARMRVMEGAGGFYPNKNGGLVGPPTKRSTISVPQRIPSPSLGFRPDHQTHLSHQQHLKVAQFEQLRQQQMMRQQQQQEAMGVWGQAKFQFSQTQQMMLNSGRSGGKKPNLSMAAWPTLEQQSQRPLQHPGSGMRAVFLGNPNIKRECAGTGVFLPRRFGTPAVSRKKSGCSTVLLPDRVVQTLNLNLNLNKEGVDVPAQPAYNAGRASDYDAGALRYRNSSSSSSVGGMGHQQQRGGLRQQAAVMNQVPELRLPQEWSY; encoded by the exons ATGGCCAAGGACTCGGACTCGGACGATTGTGAGCACCGTTTGCTCCCTCAGTTCTTGACTGACGACGACGACGAACTCTTCGCTGACTTGAAGACCAGCAGCAAGAAGAATGATGCCAGAAACACCGCCAAGAGTTGCTTCGGGATGGATTCTTGGCATGAGTTCGGATATGGGCTTGGTCCCTTTGGGTCTCAATCGGGTCTAAGTTCACCCCTTGAAGGCTCAACCGAGACCGAAAGTGACGATGACGACTGCGTTACTGGTCTAACGCAACGACTGGCTCATTCCACTTTCGAAGACTCTGCTTTAACCTACGAAACCAACAAACTG GGATGGGGTCTGTCTAGTTCACCTCAGTCGACACTCTGCAGTGCTTTGTGTGGTGGATGCGGCTGCTATCACGGCTCCAGCCGTGGCAGCCCAAACTGTCCCTCGAAGGCAGCTTCGCCGCCGGGGATCAACAAAACCGACGCGGCCTGGGATCTGCTATTACATGCGGCTGCAGGGGAGGTTGCTCGCATGAGAGTGATGGAGGGGGCTGGTGGATTTTACCCCAACAAGAATGGTGGACTAGTTGGGCCTCCCACAAAGCGTAGCACCATCTCTGTACCTCAGAGAATCCCTAGCCCAAGTCTTGGTTTTCGGCCTGACCACCAGACCCATCTTTCTCATCAGCAGCATTTAAAAGTCGCCCAA TTTGAGCAGCTGAGGCAGCAACAGATGATgaggcagcagcagcagcaggagGCGATGGGTGTATGGGGTCAGGCGAAGTTTCAGTTTAGCCAGACCCAACAAATGATGTTGAATAGTGGGAGGAGTGGAGGGAAGAAGCCTAATCTTTCAATGGCTGCTTGGCCTACTCTGGAACAACAATCCCAGCGCCCGCTGCAGCATCCCGGTTCGGGCATGAGGGCTGTATTTCTGGGAAACCCCAATATTAAAAGGGAATGTGCTGGAACTGGTGTTTTCTTGCCCAGAAGATTCGGAACCCCAGCTGTAAGCCGCAAGAAGTCAG gatGTTCGACGGTTTTACTGCCGGACAGAGTGGTCCAAAccttgaatttgaatttgaatttgaacaaGGAGGGTGTGGATGTTCCGGCTCAGCCCGCATATAATGCGGGTCGGGCCTCTGATTACG ATGCGGGAGCTTTGAGATATAgaaatagtagtagtagtagtagtgtgGGGGGGATGGGTCATCAACAACAGAGGGGCGGATTGAGACAGCAGGCGGCAGTGATGAACCAAGTCCCAGAGCTCAGACTTCCTCAGGAGTGGTCTTACTGA
- the LOC113775904 gene encoding uncharacterized protein LOC113775904, whose product MRAVFLGNPNIKRECAGTGVFLPRRFGTPAVSRKKSGCSTVLLPDRVVQTLNLNLNLNKEGVDVPAQPAYNAGRASDYDAGALRYRNSSSSSSVGGMGHQQQRGGLRQQAAVMNQVPELRLPQEWSY is encoded by the exons ATGAGGGCTGTATTTCTGGGAAACCCCAATATTAAAAGGGAATGTGCTGGAACTGGTGTTTTCTTGCCCAGAAGATTCGGAACCCCAGCTGTAAGCCGCAAGAAGTCAG gatGTTCGACGGTTTTACTGCCGGACAGAGTGGTCCAAAccttgaatttgaatttgaatttgaacaaGGAGGGTGTGGATGTTCCGGCTCAGCCCGCATATAATGCGGGTCGGGCCTCTGATTACG ATGCGGGAGCTTTGAGATATAgaaatagtagtagtagtagtagtgtgGGGGGGATGGGTCATCAACAACAGAGGGGCGGATTGAGACAGCAGGCGGCAGTGATGAACCAAGTCCCAGAGCTCAGACTTCCTCAGGAGTGGTCTTACTGA